From one Triticum urartu cultivar G1812 chromosome 3, Tu2.1, whole genome shotgun sequence genomic stretch:
- the LOC125548955 gene encoding peroxidase 2-like codes for MAAFSCFPLAARCSLLLTAALVLALSHGAHGYGDVGAGLSSSFYDDSCPNARDIVRRVIQNARVVDARIPASLIRLHFHDCFVQGCDGSLLLDNDLPAIMTEKEVLANDRSARGFKVVDSIKRALENACPGIVSCADILALASEISVKLAGGPRWSVPLGRRDGTTTNIESAKNLPSPFDSLETLQEKFRHLGLDDTDLVALQGAHTFGRAQCQFTQRNCSAGQDEETLANLDTITPDVFDNKYYGNLLRGRAPLPSDQVMLSDPVAAAITARIVRRFSGSQKDFFKNFAASMVKMGNISPLTGRAGEIRNNCRRVNRKPYR; via the coding sequence ATGGCGGCTTTCTCTTGCTTCCCGTTAGCTGCTCGCTGCAGCCTCTTGCTCACGGCAGCGCTAGTCCTAGCGCTGAGCCATGGAGCCCACGGTTATGGCGATGTAGGTGCCGGGTTGAGTTCGTCCTTCTATGACGACTCGTGCCCCAATGCGCGCGACATTGTTCGGCGCGTCATCCAGAACGCCCGCGTCGTGGACGCGCGCATCCCAGCCAGCCTCATCCGGCTCCACTTCCATGATTGCTTTGTTCAGGGTTGTGATGGCTCGCTTTTGCTGGACAATGACCTCCCGGCGATCATGACCGAGAAGGAGGTCCTTGCCAACGACAGGTCAGCACGCGGGTTTAAGGTGGTCGACAGCATCAAGCGTGCACTGGAGAACGCATGCCCTGGCATCGTCTCCTGCGCCGACATCCTCGCACTCGCCTCCGAGATCTCCGTCAAGCTGGCTGGAGGGCCACGCTGGAGTGTGCCGCTTGGCCGCCGTGATGGCACAACCACCAACATCGAGAGCGCCAAaaatctaccgagccccttcgaCTCTCTGGAGACGCTCCAGGAGAAGTTCAGACACTTGGGCCTCGACGACACTGACCTTGTCGCCCTCCAAGGAGCACACACCTTTGGGCGGGCGCAATGCCAGTTCACGCAGCGGAACTGCAGCGCTGGGCAGGACGAGGAGACGCTGGCGAATCTCGACACAATCACCCCTGACGTCTTCGACAACAAGTACTACGGCAACCTCTTGCGTGGCCGCGCCCCTCTCCCTTCGGACCAGGTAATGTTGTCTGATCCCGTTGCCGCCGCGATCACTGCACGGATCGTTCGTAGGTTCTCCGGAAGCCAGAAGGACTTCTTCAAGAATTTCGCGGCCTCGATGGTCAAAATGGGGAACATAAGCCCGCTCACCGGAAGGGCCGGGGAGATTAGGAACAACTGCCGGAGGGTGAACAGAAAACCCTATCGATGA